In the genome of Ficedula albicollis isolate OC2 chromosome 4A, FicAlb1.5, whole genome shotgun sequence, the window TATTGTGTAGTTCAGTGTAAAAGAAATAGCTTAAAGTTAGTCTTTGAGACTGAATCTGTAGTCAGTTTTATTGGTACATCTTAGAAAGATATAAAGACATTCCAGAAATGCCTGGATGAACTGAAATAATCAGtcttgcaaaaatatatttgtaggAGTAGACTAAAGTACATTTGAGCtttcattaataaatatttacatgtaCAAACCCCCCCTATAAACTTAATCTCCTTTTATAATAAACATTACCATTaacattttttatcatttcattCCAGCACCATCAAAAGCCAGAAGCATTTCTCTATaaaagatttagaaaaaaattctccttccacttttaaaattaagagtTTTACCAACCCTCGATGTGCAAAAAAGCCTGTAGAGCAGTACCAGAATGTGTCAGTCCGACTGTGTGCTGCGAGAAGAGCTGACTCCACGGTTCCAGGCCTTCCCTGAGGACACATCAGTCATTGTCCGAGCCTGGCGGGGGCAGGAAGACCAGGGCATCACTGTACGAGTGGCCGTAGGGCCTGAGCCGGTACACCCCGTACATCATCACGTGCATGTGGTTGGGGGCCAGCCCGCTGAAGGTGATGGCCATGTCAGAGCAGCAGCCGTCCACCACCTGCTGCGGGTGAGTGGACATGGCCTCCTTAATGAGGGCCCCGACGGATTTCGTGTTAAAGACGTCTTTCCCTTCTGAATCTTCGGCGTTTTCGGCAAACACGCCGGTGTACTTCAGGCAGATTGCCAGCTGTTTGTCCTCTGCGAGTTTCCAAATCATACCTCCGTGCTCTGGACACTTGTCAGGGTCTCCAAGAACACGGGAGAGTCGTCTTAGTGACTCAATACTTAGGACAATTCCTCCCTCACCATCTACATATTCAAGGTCACCAGATTTCACAGTGTGGCCTATGTAAAAAGGCTGTGAGGGGTcttttttcagtaagaaatacTTGAGATTTTCAATTATAGCAAATGTTGTTGGATATGCAAGGAAGAACCAGCTGAATTCATCCTTATAGCGTTCATACGCTATCTTGTACGCTTTCCGCATCATCACCCACATATCATTTGTGTTGACAGCAACAGAATCGAACACTTTGACATTTTCTGAGCTGTAGAATTCTGCCTTGTCGCAGTGCTTGCTCCAGGTCTCCCTTGCTGCAGCCCAGTGCCCCAGATCTTTTGGTTTGACAAGGATGATACAGTAAACACGGATGCTTTTACTAAGCTCCACACGTTCACCTTCTGAAAGGTTTAAGACATCTTCCTTGTTGGGAGCCTGGATGTGGTGATGCTCGTGGTGATGTGCTTTGGTCCCGTGGCCCACTTTAATATGTCCGAGGAGCGTAACCAACATGCAGAAGACTCCTCCAAGCACCACACCCTTGATGAAGGAGCTGCTTTCAGAAATcatttttcctagaaaagagACGCACTGTAAGAACGTAAAGGAACCCATGCGCTAGCGCGGGTTCCATACGGATCTAATGCAGTCCTCAGTTTCTAATCCCAGCTGCAGTTCCCGTGTCTCCCGCACCAGGACAAGGCTGGTGAAAGCAGTGGCGATATCCAGGATCCCGTCGCGGCTCTCGGTAACTCTACGACACGAACCCTGTGCCCCGGCCCCTCTCGGCTGCCGTGCCcgcacggccccggccccggcgcCTCCTCGCCCGCAGCACCGAGAGCATCACGGCCCCTGCGCCGCGGCGTTTCCCGAGGAGCCctcccggccccccccccccccccccccccccccccccccccccccccccccccccccccccccccccccccccccccccccccccccccccccccccccccccccccccccccccccccccccccccccccccccccccccccccccccccccccccccccccccccccccccccccccccccccccccccccccccccccccccccccccccccccccccccccccccccccccccccccccccccccccccccccccccccccccccccccccccccccccccccccccccccccccccccccccccccccccccccccccccccccccccccccccccccccccccccccccccccccccccccccccccccccccccccccccccccccccccccccccccccccccccccccccccccccccccccccccccccccccccccccccccccccccccccccccccccccccccccccccccccccccccccccccccccccccccccccccccccccccccccccccccccccccccccccccccccccccccccccccccccccccccccccccccccccccccccccccccccccccccccccccccccccccccccccccccccccccccccccccccccccccccccccccccc includes:
- the C1GALT1C1 gene encoding C1GALT1-specific chaperone 1 → MGSFTFLQCVSFLGKMISESSSFIKGVVLGGVFCMLVTLLGHIKVGHGTKAHHHEHHHIQAPNKEDVLNLSEGERVELSKSIRVYCIILVKPKDLGHWAAARETWSKHCDKAEFYSSENVKVFDSVAVNTNDMWVMMRKAYKIAYERYKDEFSWFFLAYPTTFAIIENLKYFLLKKDPSQPFYIGHTVKSGDLEYVDGEGGIVLSIESLRRLSRVLGDPDKCPEHGGMIWKLAEDKQLAICLKYTGVFAENAEDSEGKDVFNTKSVGALIKEAMSTHPQQVVDGCCSDMAITFSGLAPNHMHVMMYGVYRLRPYGHSYSDALVFLPPPGSDND